One region of Sulfuriroseicoccus oceanibius genomic DNA includes:
- a CDS encoding COX15/CtaA family protein translates to MTSPTHSLDPQVPMWLRVFSWFAVLWAFVLIWWGAAVTTTDVGLAVPDWPFSFGKVNPEGWWNIPALKLEHGHRLVASGLGVVVVFLFAFHWWRAEPKWRMIGELFGLLAVLAVNVYGVQKLTALLARSKGLKEQEMFDLAAQLDGSATKWWVLVTVTWVMVLAWLWRSWRYRGWSRLVKLGALALILVVVQAELGGLRVVMMSDGYGVMHGVLGQGFFCLLLVMAMLAEPTSLLVRDSAVRKLRVVSGLLVVLVLLQLVVGATIRHTQRQMLEATDILTTGGAFLPDWSNTQLVVIFLHKMGAIAAFIAAVVLASTAVKSMVHGMRGLSTHAGWLVVLFCAQIGLGVSVLYFHTHPKFEFWITQFHVVNGLLILAMSVSVTVRSWRAYGSTGELANR, encoded by the coding sequence ATGACTTCTCCGACCCACTCCCTCGACCCGCAGGTTCCCATGTGGTTACGCGTTTTTTCCTGGTTCGCCGTGTTGTGGGCCTTTGTGCTGATTTGGTGGGGGGCTGCGGTCACCACCACGGATGTCGGCCTGGCAGTACCGGATTGGCCGTTTAGTTTTGGCAAGGTGAACCCGGAGGGGTGGTGGAACATTCCAGCACTCAAGCTTGAGCACGGACACCGACTGGTGGCGTCGGGGCTCGGTGTGGTGGTGGTGTTTCTTTTCGCCTTCCACTGGTGGCGGGCCGAGCCGAAGTGGCGGATGATCGGTGAACTCTTTGGTTTGCTGGCGGTTTTGGCGGTGAATGTCTACGGCGTGCAGAAGCTGACGGCATTGCTGGCTCGCAGCAAAGGGTTGAAAGAGCAGGAGATGTTTGATCTTGCGGCTCAGTTGGATGGCTCGGCGACCAAGTGGTGGGTGCTTGTGACGGTGACGTGGGTGATGGTGCTGGCTTGGCTGTGGCGTTCGTGGCGCTACCGTGGCTGGTCACGCCTGGTGAAATTGGGTGCGTTGGCGCTGATTCTGGTGGTGGTGCAGGCGGAGCTGGGAGGCTTGCGTGTGGTGATGATGTCCGATGGCTACGGAGTGATGCATGGGGTTTTGGGTCAGGGCTTTTTCTGTTTGTTGTTGGTGATGGCGATGTTGGCCGAGCCGACGAGCCTGCTGGTGCGTGATTCGGCGGTGCGCAAGCTGCGCGTGGTTTCCGGGTTGCTGGTGGTATTGGTTTTGCTGCAGTTGGTGGTGGGCGCGACCATCCGCCACACCCAGCGTCAGATGCTGGAGGCGACGGATATTCTGACCACAGGCGGGGCGTTTCTCCCGGATTGGTCGAACACACAACTCGTCGTGATTTTCCTCCATAAGATGGGAGCAATTGCCGCGTTCATTGCGGCGGTGGTGTTGGCATCCACGGCAGTGAAGTCGATGGTGCACGGGATGCGCGGTCTTTCGACCCACGCCGGTTGGCTGGTGGTGTTGTTCTGCGCTCAGATTGGGCTCGGGGTTTCGGTGCTGTATTTCCACACCCATCCGAAGTTCGAATTCTGGATCACTCAGTTCCACGTGGTGAATGGGTTGCTGATCCTCGCCATGTCGGTGAGTGTGACGGTGCGCTCGTGGCGGGCTTACGGGTCCACCGGAGAGCTTGCGAACCGGTAG
- the cyoE gene encoding heme o synthase — MSTSSPSPEASDTEQAAKPSLREDMLALTKFRLSLLVVITAVVGYIAGAGSNFSWAICVHLVLGVSCAAFASAIFNQLMEIEFDKRMKRTRERPLPANRIAPGVAMVLGVVIAAFGLLHLAGTVTKENPQPAYLAALTLGLYVFAYTPMKRKSSANTVVGAVVGAIPPVIGWTAAGHGYDLGALFWFGVLFFWQMPHFIAINWMYRDEYRNAGFVMWSNDDDSGKFSSKLAFWFSVALAAWMVLPGIFGLAAWWSAVVAVLLSLWLVWLSVVFIRTCERNDARKLFFATLIYLPVVLTALLLGWIN; from the coding sequence ATGAGCACATCGAGCCCATCACCTGAAGCTTCGGATACCGAGCAGGCTGCCAAGCCTAGCTTGCGCGAGGATATGCTCGCATTGACCAAGTTCCGCTTGAGCCTGTTGGTGGTGATCACGGCCGTGGTGGGTTACATCGCTGGAGCGGGATCCAACTTCAGCTGGGCGATCTGCGTCCACCTGGTGTTGGGGGTGAGCTGCGCGGCCTTTGCGTCGGCGATCTTCAACCAGCTGATGGAGATTGAATTTGATAAGCGGATGAAGCGCACCCGCGAGCGCCCGCTGCCTGCCAACCGCATCGCCCCGGGCGTGGCGATGGTTCTGGGTGTGGTGATTGCCGCATTCGGCTTGCTCCATCTCGCAGGCACCGTGACCAAGGAAAACCCACAGCCAGCTTACCTCGCAGCGCTGACTCTCGGGTTGTATGTTTTTGCCTACACTCCAATGAAGCGCAAATCGTCTGCCAACACGGTGGTCGGTGCGGTGGTCGGGGCGATCCCTCCGGTGATTGGTTGGACGGCCGCCGGTCATGGCTATGATCTCGGCGCGTTGTTCTGGTTTGGGGTGTTGTTCTTCTGGCAGATGCCGCACTTCATTGCGATCAACTGGATGTACCGGGACGAGTATCGCAATGCCGGGTTCGTAATGTGGTCGAATGACGACGACAGCGGCAAGTTCAGTTCGAAGCTGGCGTTTTGGTTTTCGGTGGCATTGGCCGCGTGGATGGTGCTGCCGGGGATCTTCGGACTGGCGGCTTGGTGGAGTGCGGTAGTGGCGGTGCTGCTGTCGCTGTGGTTGGTTTGGCTGTCGGTGGTTTTCATCCGCACCTGCGAGCGCAATGATGCGCGGAAGTTGTTCTTCGCCACGTTGATCTATCTGCCCGTGGTGCTGACCGCGCTGCTGCTGGGTTGGATCAACTGA